The proteins below are encoded in one region of Citrobacter enshiensis:
- the ttrA gene encoding tetrathionate reductase subunit TtrA, with translation MANLTRRQWLKVGLAVGGMVTFGLSYRDVAKRAIDGLLDGTSGKITRDRIFGNALIPEAHAAPHWQQNPHQVISMTQCFGCWTQCGVRVRVDTQQGKVLRIAGNPYHPLSHEHHIDAAVPFATAMEQLAGEHGLDARSTACARGATLLEGLYSPLRILVPMKRVGKRGEGKWQRISFEQLIEEVVEGGDLFGEGHVDGLRAIHAPDTPIDPQHPGFGPKSNQLLVTNTSDDGRDTFLRRFALNSFGSKNFGAHGAYCGLAYRAGSGALMGDLDKNTHVKPDWENVEFALFMGTSPAQSGNPFKRQARQLASARLRDDFRYVVVSPALPLTTVQADPRGHWQSILPGSDSALAMGMIRWIIENQRYNAAYLALPSATAMQQAGEKSWTNASHLVITDEIPTLAGQHLTQAHLSSEGSADPVVVNESGEMVAAAACQQAQLFVTRQVTLADGRHVTVKSGFQCLKESAEKLTLSEYSQQCGVSQENMVAMADAFTGHGRKAAVITHGGMMAGNGFYNAWAVMMLNALIGNLSLEGGVFVGGGKFNGATDGPRYNMDSFPGKVKPKGLSIARSKTAYESSEEYRDKVAAGKSPFPAKAPWYPFVAGQLTELLSSALEGYPYPLKAWISNMTNPFYGIPGLRAVAEEKLKDPQHLPLFIAIDAFMNETTALADYIVPDTHNFESWGFSAPWAGVASKATTARWPIVPPATHRAADGQPVSMESFCIAVAKRLHLPGFGDNAITDTQGNNYPLNRAEDYYLRVAANIAFMGKSPVAEANQEDVTLTGVTRILPVIEQTLKADEVGRVAFVYSRGGRFAPEKSGRVDDRVGNAWEKPLQIWNASVAAHRHAITGERYSGCPAWYPSRLSDGRSVDELFPVKQWPLKLISFKSNTMASASAVIPRLLHLKPTNLVALNPQDGERYGLAHGDVARITTPGGEVEAHISLLSGVMPGVIAIEHGYGHREMGAAQHTLDGEPMPFDAQIKSGINLNDLGFADPTRQVSNTWLDWVSGAAVRQGLPAKIERA, from the coding sequence ATGGCTAATTTAACCCGTCGTCAGTGGCTTAAAGTGGGTCTTGCCGTGGGCGGCATGGTGACCTTCGGCCTCAGTTACCGTGATGTGGCAAAACGCGCGATTGACGGTCTGCTGGATGGTACCTCCGGCAAAATTACCCGCGATCGGATCTTCGGCAATGCGCTGATCCCCGAAGCGCATGCTGCGCCGCACTGGCAGCAAAATCCGCATCAGGTGATCTCCATGACGCAATGTTTCGGTTGCTGGACACAGTGCGGCGTGCGGGTTCGGGTCGACACCCAGCAGGGCAAGGTACTGCGAATTGCGGGCAATCCGTATCACCCGCTTTCGCACGAGCACCACATTGACGCCGCCGTCCCTTTTGCAACGGCGATGGAGCAACTGGCGGGTGAACATGGGCTCGACGCCCGTTCGACCGCCTGCGCCCGTGGCGCCACGCTACTCGAAGGTTTATACAGTCCGCTGCGCATCCTGGTGCCGATGAAACGCGTGGGTAAACGGGGAGAAGGGAAATGGCAACGCATCAGTTTTGAACAGCTGATCGAGGAGGTTGTCGAGGGGGGCGATCTGTTCGGCGAAGGACACGTCGACGGCCTGCGCGCGATTCACGCCCCGGACACGCCCATTGACCCGCAGCACCCCGGTTTTGGCCCTAAAAGTAATCAACTGCTGGTGACCAACACCAGCGATGATGGGCGCGATACCTTCCTGCGCCGCTTTGCCCTCAACAGCTTCGGCAGTAAAAATTTCGGTGCGCACGGCGCGTACTGTGGCCTGGCATACCGGGCGGGTTCTGGCGCGCTGATGGGCGATCTGGATAAAAACACCCACGTAAAACCCGACTGGGAAAACGTCGAATTCGCCCTCTTTATGGGCACCTCTCCGGCGCAGTCCGGCAACCCCTTTAAACGCCAGGCCAGACAGCTTGCCAGCGCGCGCTTACGCGATGATTTTCGCTATGTGGTCGTCTCTCCGGCACTGCCATTAACCACCGTGCAGGCCGACCCTCGTGGGCACTGGCAGTCCATTTTGCCGGGCAGTGACTCTGCGCTGGCGATGGGCATGATCCGCTGGATCATCGAAAATCAACGCTATAACGCCGCGTACCTCGCTCTCCCCAGTGCGACGGCCATGCAACAGGCTGGTGAGAAAAGCTGGACTAACGCCTCACATCTGGTGATCACCGATGAGATCCCAACCCTTGCCGGACAGCATCTGACCCAGGCGCACCTGAGTTCTGAGGGAAGTGCCGACCCCGTGGTGGTCAACGAATCGGGCGAGATGGTCGCGGCAGCGGCGTGTCAGCAAGCCCAGCTGTTTGTCACCCGCCAGGTGACGCTGGCAGACGGTCGTCACGTGACGGTAAAAAGCGGGTTTCAGTGTCTGAAGGAGTCCGCAGAAAAACTGACGCTCAGCGAGTACAGCCAGCAGTGTGGGGTTTCACAAGAAAACATGGTGGCCATGGCTGACGCCTTCACCGGTCATGGCCGCAAAGCAGCGGTGATTACCCATGGCGGAATGATGGCGGGCAATGGATTTTACAATGCCTGGGCCGTGATGATGCTCAACGCGTTGATTGGTAACCTCAGTCTCGAAGGCGGTGTTTTTGTCGGCGGCGGTAAATTTAATGGCGCAACCGATGGTCCCCGCTACAACATGGACAGTTTTCCCGGCAAGGTGAAACCGAAAGGTCTGAGTATTGCCCGCAGTAAAACCGCCTATGAATCCTCCGAAGAGTACCGTGACAAAGTGGCTGCCGGGAAATCCCCTTTCCCGGCAAAAGCGCCGTGGTATCCGTTCGTGGCAGGCCAGCTCACCGAATTACTCAGCTCTGCGCTGGAAGGTTATCCCTATCCGCTGAAAGCCTGGATTTCCAATATGACCAACCCGTTCTATGGCATTCCGGGATTGCGGGCGGTCGCCGAAGAGAAGCTCAAGGATCCCCAACATCTGCCGTTGTTTATCGCGATTGATGCGTTTATGAATGAGACGACAGCGCTGGCGGATTATATCGTGCCGGATACCCACAACTTTGAAAGTTGGGGATTCAGCGCACCGTGGGCGGGTGTCGCCAGTAAAGCCACGACCGCTCGTTGGCCTATTGTTCCGCCAGCCACGCACCGCGCGGCAGACGGGCAGCCCGTATCGATGGAATCGTTCTGTATCGCGGTGGCGAAACGGCTGCATCTGCCTGGATTTGGCGACAATGCGATCACTGATACGCAGGGCAACAACTACCCGCTGAATCGCGCAGAAGATTACTACCTTCGCGTAGCCGCCAATATTGCGTTTATGGGCAAATCGCCAGTGGCCGAGGCCAATCAGGAGGATGTCACGCTGACCGGCGTAACGCGTATTCTGCCGGTGATTGAACAGACGCTGAAAGCCGATGAAGTGGGCCGTGTTGCCTTTGTCTACTCGCGCGGCGGTCGTTTTGCGCCGGAAAAAAGCGGTCGGGTGGATGATCGGGTCGGCAACGCCTGGGAAAAACCGCTGCAAATCTGGAATGCGAGCGTTGCTGCACATCGTCACGCTATTACCGGTGAACGCTACAGTGGCTGCCCGGCATGGTATCCGTCGAGGCTGTCAGACGGGCGTTCGGTGGATGAACTGTTCCCCGTAAAACAGTGGCCGCTCAAGCTCATTTCCTTTAAGTCCAATACGATGGCGAGCGCATCGGCGGTGATCCCGCGTTTACTCCACCTTAAACCCACCAATCTGGTGGCGCTCAATCCGCAGGACGGCGAACGTTACGGACTCGCGCATGGCGACGTGGCGCGTATTACCACGCCCGGCGGCGAGGTGGAAGCGCACATCAGTCTGCTCAGCGGCGTAATGCCGGGCGTGATTGCCATTGAGCATGGTTATGGGCACCGGGAAATGGGGGCAGCACAGCATACCCTGGACGGTGA
- the ttrC gene encoding tetrathionate reductase subunit TtrC, which translates to MSHSLFIEEVLARPQEVSWLPWAVQYFFFIGIATCAALFACYLHWRKSDNSASLENLTLLIALTCAITAPLALTADLHQTARVWHFYAYPTPWSWMPWGAVFLPLFTGFLGLWFVAQHIKRLTNKSYRLTKWLALASALSAVGLLVYTGREVSVVQARPVWFSYAFPVAMLFSAFQAFFALLVVANHRDPRLQRRLAGGQFCMLLALALVVVIWVSSDTLSGVALRQWVDVSPSARHYAIGWVALWLFTLTVCAIAMRKPLSSVWRVSLALSAMALCWLMRWTLLIQVQTIPKFNAQFNPYSLPGGNDGWLAIVGTFGLWIALIIIVREVLNVLTRRLQHG; encoded by the coding sequence ATGTCGCATTCACTGTTCATCGAAGAGGTGCTGGCCCGGCCGCAGGAAGTGAGTTGGCTGCCCTGGGCTGTGCAATATTTCTTTTTTATTGGCATCGCCACCTGTGCGGCACTGTTTGCCTGCTATCTGCACTGGCGTAAGTCTGACAACAGCGCCTCTCTGGAGAATTTGACGCTGCTGATTGCCCTGACCTGCGCCATCACCGCGCCGTTGGCGCTTACCGCCGATCTCCACCAGACCGCCCGCGTCTGGCATTTTTATGCGTATCCTACCCCCTGGTCCTGGATGCCCTGGGGCGCCGTATTCTTGCCGCTGTTCACGGGTTTTCTGGGACTTTGGTTTGTGGCGCAGCACATCAAGCGGTTAACCAACAAAAGTTACCGCCTCACTAAGTGGCTGGCGCTGGCCAGCGCGTTGTCCGCCGTAGGATTACTGGTTTATACCGGGCGGGAAGTGTCTGTGGTACAGGCTCGTCCGGTCTGGTTCAGCTACGCCTTTCCGGTGGCGATGCTCTTCAGCGCCTTTCAGGCTTTCTTCGCACTATTGGTTGTCGCCAATCACCGCGACCCGCGATTACAACGACGCCTCGCGGGGGGACAGTTCTGCATGTTGCTGGCGCTGGCGCTCGTCGTGGTGATTTGGGTCAGCAGCGATACGCTATCCGGCGTCGCGCTTCGCCAGTGGGTAGACGTATCACCCTCCGCCCGGCACTACGCCATTGGCTGGGTCGCCTTATGGCTTTTCACTCTCACCGTGTGCGCCATCGCAATGCGTAAACCCTTATCGAGCGTATGGCGCGTCAGCCTGGCGTTAAGCGCAATGGCACTGTGCTGGCTAATGCGCTGGACACTGCTGATTCAGGTACAGACCATCCCCAAATTTAACGCGCAATTTAACCCGTATTCACTGCCTGGAGGGAACGACGGCTGGCTGGCCATCGTTGGGACTTTTGGTTTGTGGATTGCGCTTATCATCATTGTTCGTGAGGTGCTTAACGTGCTCACCAGGAGATTACAACATGGCTAA